One segment of Drosophila ananassae strain 14024-0371.13 chromosome 3R, ASM1763931v2, whole genome shotgun sequence DNA contains the following:
- the LOC6498677 gene encoding uncharacterized protein LOC6498677 isoform X1, translating into MKNCVDLVFSDDYLMSEERYNMIAKCSRRTMRNKPPKKRTKLTNAIPEESIMSPSSPDPAVAFETIELDNSRDLDPGSVEFPEFGNPLPNVSIREQMRVTAENRRKILTWQKVQQKNLMDVWRKQSRKVSSEK; encoded by the exons ATGAAGAATTGTGTGGACTTGGTATTCAGCGATGACTACTTAATGTCCGAGGAGCGTTATAACATGATCGCCAAGTGCTCGAGGAGGACAATGAGGAATAAGCCACCGAAGAAG CGTACTAAGTTAACGAATGCAATCCCCGAGGAGTCCATAATGAGTCCATCTTCGCCCGATCCTGCAGTAGCCTTCGAAACTATCGAACTTGACAATTCAAGGGACTTGGATCCTGGAAGTGTCGAATTTCCCGAGTTTGGTAACCCGCTGCCGAATGTCTCCATTCGCGAACAAATGCGGGTGACGGCTGAAAACCGTAGAAAAATCCTCACCTGGCAGAAAGTTCAGCAGAAAAACCTTATGGATGTTTGGCGCAAGCAATCACGTAAGGTTTCATCTGAAAAATAG
- the LOC6498677 gene encoding uncharacterized protein LOC6498677 isoform X3 yields the protein MKNCVDLVFSDDYLMSEERYNMIAKCSRRTMRNKPPKKVLGTLTSIMSPSSPDPAVAFETIELDNSRDLDPGSVEFPEFGNPLPNVSIREQMRVTAENRRKILTWQKVQQKNLMDVWRKQSRKVSSEK from the exons ATGAAGAATTGTGTGGACTTGGTATTCAGCGATGACTACTTAATGTCCGAGGAGCGTTATAACATGATCGCCAAGTGCTCGAGGAGGACAATGAGGAATAAGCCACCGAAGAAGGTACTGGGTACACTTACA TCCATAATGAGTCCATCTTCGCCCGATCCTGCAGTAGCCTTCGAAACTATCGAACTTGACAATTCAAGGGACTTGGATCCTGGAAGTGTCGAATTTCCCGAGTTTGGTAACCCGCTGCCGAATGTCTCCATTCGCGAACAAATGCGGGTGACGGCTGAAAACCGTAGAAAAATCCTCACCTGGCAGAAAGTTCAGCAGAAAAACCTTATGGATGTTTGGCGCAAGCAATCACGTAAGGTTTCATCTGAAAAATAG
- the LOC6498677 gene encoding uncharacterized protein LOC6498677 isoform X2 has protein sequence MKNCVDLVFSDDYLMSEERYNMIAKCSRRTMRNKPPKKVLGTLTESIMSPSSPDPAVAFETIELDNSRDLDPGSVEFPEFGNPLPNVSIREQMRVTAENRRKILTWQKVQQKNLMDVWRKQSRKVSSEK, from the exons ATGAAGAATTGTGTGGACTTGGTATTCAGCGATGACTACTTAATGTCCGAGGAGCGTTATAACATGATCGCCAAGTGCTCGAGGAGGACAATGAGGAATAAGCCACCGAAGAAGGTACTGGGTACACTTACA GAGTCCATAATGAGTCCATCTTCGCCCGATCCTGCAGTAGCCTTCGAAACTATCGAACTTGACAATTCAAGGGACTTGGATCCTGGAAGTGTCGAATTTCCCGAGTTTGGTAACCCGCTGCCGAATGTCTCCATTCGCGAACAAATGCGGGTGACGGCTGAAAACCGTAGAAAAATCCTCACCTGGCAGAAAGTTCAGCAGAAAAACCTTATGGATGTTTGGCGCAAGCAATCACGTAAGGTTTCATCTGAAAAATAG